One window from the genome of Candidatus Chlorohelix allophototropha encodes:
- a CDS encoding single-stranded DNA-binding protein yields MARDLNKVMLTGRLGKAVELRYTPGGNAVATFSVATNRPVKQADGNWGDQTEWFRVVAWDKLAERCANLLTKGRHVYIEGRLQTRKWTDQNGQDKYTTEVIATDMMTLDKKPTENQGDEEWSSSAPSANATRRSGTDYNEADELEPEDIPF; encoded by the coding sequence ATGGCTAGAGACCTGAACAAAGTGATGCTGACCGGACGGTTGGGAAAAGCGGTGGAATTGCGTTATACACCGGGTGGTAATGCCGTTGCAACTTTCTCGGTAGCCACTAATCGTCCTGTAAAGCAAGCAGATGGTAATTGGGGCGACCAAACGGAATGGTTCCGAGTTGTAGCCTGGGATAAGCTGGCAGAGCGTTGCGCTAACCTGCTAACCAAAGGCAGACACGTCTATATCGAGGGTAGGTTGCAGACCCGTAAATGGACTGACCAAAACGGTCAGGATAAATATACCACTGAGGTAATTGCAACCGACATGATGACTCTTGATAAAAAACCTACGGAAAATCAAGGCGATGAGGAATGGAGTAGCAGCGCACCTTCAGCAAATGCTACCCGCCGCAGTGGCACTGATTATAACGAGGCAGACGAATTAGAACCCGAAGACATTCCATTTTAA
- the rpsR gene encoding 30S ribosomal protein S18: MTTENEDKVPQQQGEPSTDAPAPAPRSGGYSSERSGGYSSDRGGHSGPPRRPRRPNSKDRFAQRRKVDQFAIDGIRDVDYKDFNRLKRYLSDRGKIEPRRKTGLSAFHQRSLTTAIKRARFMALLPYVTGQSR, translated from the coding sequence GTGACGACCGAAAACGAGGATAAAGTACCACAACAGCAGGGAGAGCCTTCAACTGATGCGCCCGCACCCGCACCCAGAAGCGGCGGGTACTCTTCAGAGAGAAGTGGCGGATATTCTTCAGATAGAGGTGGACATTCAGGTCCTCCCCGCAGACCCCGCCGTCCCAATTCCAAAGATCGTTTTGCACAACGCCGTAAGGTGGATCAATTTGCAATTGACGGTATTCGCGATGTGGACTACAAAGATTTCAACCGGTTGAAACGCTATCTGTCGGATCGTGGTAAAATTGAGCCACGCCGTAAGACCGGTCTGAGCGCTTTCCACCAGCGTTCGTTGACAACTGCTATCAAGCGTGCCCGTTTTATGGCGCTTTTGCCTTACGTGACCGGGCAGAGCAGATAA
- a CDS encoding peptidylprolyl isomerase, which translates to MANTPKGGSEKPPTNQPKKTETSATTKHTPGKGSHSHSTQHMTSRQLTRYERDRRNQRYLILTGVITVVLMVLILVFGVFQSTIAPNIKELASVNGQSVTTGDYYKFRKLTLFKRIAQYQQFMASLAGDQQQQFQQQIQSFSAEIDDTPSYPVDQQTLSDYISILVLDKAARDQYGINPSDDDVKKAMDSQFGTELRLSTPTPSSFGAVATPTLAALGTAIAAQNTATANVITPLPTATPSVSASPSPTPTTIAPTNTAVASGTPSASGTAVPSGTPATATPAPTNTALPADKAQQTLGASQNSFFDSVKKVTGLSMDEYKKLEIRPRLLKDLVSDKLLAAQPKLGDPVLQLHARAISVKEKVEAEDLLKQLKAVSGADRAALFTKLAREKSIDTVAAPKNGDLGWFMKYQLSSSATEDTAWDALLKLQPGDLTDPLQVSEGWQILILVERNDTRAIDEREYQSLFDTDQNGDYRVYARWLQQKIDDAKPKYFTAPTPTSEPTQVLPPVFTPVVQPSATPNTAAQTPVTTNVVGPLPISGTATANPVTTTAATTTTSGTTTVGSSITPTVTPVTTASGAALPTPTK; encoded by the coding sequence ATGGCGAATACTCCTAAAGGCGGATCAGAAAAACCGCCGACTAACCAACCAAAAAAAACCGAAACATCTGCCACTACTAAACATACTCCCGGCAAGGGGAGTCATAGTCATAGTACCCAACACATGACTTCGCGGCAACTCACCCGCTACGAACGGGATCGCCGCAACCAGCGTTACCTGATACTAACCGGGGTTATAACTGTAGTGTTGATGGTTTTGATACTGGTCTTCGGCGTTTTTCAAAGTACCATTGCCCCCAATATTAAAGAATTGGCATCGGTAAACGGGCAAAGCGTTACTACCGGAGATTATTACAAGTTCCGCAAGTTAACCCTCTTCAAGCGAATTGCCCAATACCAGCAATTTATGGCAAGCCTTGCAGGTGACCAGCAACAACAATTCCAACAGCAAATTCAGAGTTTCTCCGCTGAAATTGATGATACTCCGTCATATCCGGTTGACCAGCAAACCCTGAGCGATTATATTTCCATTCTAGTTCTGGATAAAGCGGCACGTGACCAGTATGGCATCAATCCTAGCGATGACGATGTAAAGAAAGCAATGGATAGCCAGTTTGGAACCGAGTTGCGCCTCTCCACACCAACGCCTAGCAGTTTTGGAGCAGTAGCAACCCCTACTCTGGCGGCTCTGGGAACAGCAATAGCTGCCCAAAATACGGCTACTGCAAATGTGATTACACCCTTGCCGACTGCAACTCCTTCGGTCAGCGCCAGCCCATCGCCCACCCCAACCACTATTGCGCCTACTAATACCGCAGTAGCGAGCGGAACTCCTAGTGCAAGTGGTACTGCCGTTCCTTCCGGAACACCCGCGACAGCAACTCCAGCGCCCACCAATACCGCGCTTCCGGCTGACAAGGCTCAACAAACCTTGGGCGCGAGCCAGAACTCCTTTTTCGATAGTGTCAAAAAGGTAACAGGCTTGAGCATGGATGAGTACAAAAAGCTGGAAATTCGCCCTCGTCTGCTTAAAGACTTGGTATCCGATAAATTACTTGCTGCGCAACCTAAGCTCGGTGATCCGGTGCTTCAGTTGCATGCACGTGCAATTTCCGTCAAGGAAAAGGTCGAAGCTGAAGATTTGCTCAAGCAGTTAAAAGCGGTTAGCGGTGCAGATCGTGCAGCCTTGTTTACCAAATTGGCGCGGGAAAAGTCGATAGACACGGTGGCAGCGCCCAAAAATGGCGATCTTGGCTGGTTTATGAAATATCAGTTAAGCAGCAGCGCCACCGAGGATACCGCGTGGGATGCTTTGCTCAAACTTCAGCCCGGAGACCTTACTGATCCATTACAGGTATCAGAGGGTTGGCAAATTCTGATTCTGGTTGAGCGCAATGACACCCGCGCTATCGATGAGCGTGAATATCAATCACTGTTTGATACAGACCAGAATGGTGATTACCGGGTTTATGCGCGTTGGCTCCAACAAAAGATTGACGACGCAAAGCCGAAGTATTTCACAGCGCCTACGCCAACTTCGGAACCGACCCAAGTATTACCACCGGTCTTTACGCCTGTTGTTCAGCCTTCGGCTACGCCCAATACAGCAGCACAGACTCCCGTTACAACCAATGTAGTGGGACCTTTACCAATTAGTGGTACAGCTACCGCCAACCCAGTTACAACAACCGCAGCAACTACAACAACTAGCGGTACAACCACGGTGGGCAGCAGTATAACACCTACTGTCACTCCGGTTACGACAGCTTCAGGGGCGGCTTTGCCAACCCCTACAAAATAG
- a CDS encoding cation acetate symporter — MEINWLSVVAIVGVVLATISLGLWATRVVRTTSDFFVASRTVGPLMNAAAISGEYLSAASFMGIAGMVMKFGYDVLWYPVCYAAGYLFLLLFVAAPLRRFGAYTVPDYAEGRFNSAGFRKIAVAFVMIIGFFYMLPQMKGAGVTLESVLNLPYWVGVVVVGAVITLNVVLGGMKGITFVQAFQFWLKLFAISIPVFLLLMYFGSYGNHLNEDLVNNKVPRFTQTTTITYKAGSVLRFSAASAFVPTNSGRVELDGQPTRSLNSGEKYGISNGEFKLLDANQLTFESGQVVPNAPNGSVWGQPFGLLTGDSNENPGLSMLYTYSLIVAIVFGTAGLPHILVRFYTNTDGKNARHTTLIVLGMIGLFYMFPPILGVLGRNHASELYALGTTDRLVLELPGKIEPDWLSQILLAITAAGAFAAFMSTFSGLLVSVSGALSHDVYGRTMRPKASTRARRYAFRLSALLAGSAAVIAGLFVEKFDINLLVGWAFAIAASSLFPMLALGTWWRKLTKAGATSGVLLGGLSSSLSIVITMLLGEADASVGMGLTLSKVNPLVATLMAQPAIWSVPLSFITMLVVSHFTRKQIPADVNQMMLRLHAPEALGLRKDYINE; from the coding sequence ATGGAAATTAATTGGCTTAGCGTTGTGGCAATAGTTGGAGTAGTGCTTGCTACTATAAGTTTGGGGCTTTGGGCTACACGGGTAGTTCGCACCACTTCAGATTTCTTCGTGGCAAGCCGAACCGTTGGTCCCCTCATGAATGCTGCTGCTATCAGCGGAGAATACCTCAGCGCTGCCAGTTTTATGGGCATCGCCGGGATGGTAATGAAATTCGGTTATGATGTCTTGTGGTATCCGGTTTGTTACGCTGCCGGATACCTTTTTTTATTGCTATTTGTAGCCGCACCATTACGCCGTTTCGGGGCTTATACCGTACCGGATTACGCTGAAGGCAGGTTTAATAGCGCAGGTTTCCGCAAAATTGCCGTCGCTTTCGTAATGATTATAGGCTTCTTCTACATGTTGCCTCAGATGAAGGGCGCAGGGGTAACCCTTGAGTCCGTATTAAACCTACCTTACTGGGTAGGTGTGGTAGTAGTAGGGGCGGTTATCACCTTAAATGTGGTGCTTGGCGGTATGAAGGGCATAACCTTTGTACAGGCTTTTCAATTCTGGCTCAAACTATTTGCTATCAGTATTCCCGTTTTCCTGTTGCTGATGTATTTCGGTAGCTATGGTAACCATTTAAACGAGGATTTGGTTAATAATAAAGTGCCACGCTTTACCCAGACTACCACTATTACCTACAAAGCGGGCAGCGTTTTAAGGTTTTCAGCCGCCAGCGCCTTTGTACCGACTAATTCCGGACGGGTAGAACTGGATGGGCAACCTACCCGTAGCCTTAACTCCGGTGAAAAATATGGAATTAGCAACGGAGAGTTCAAGCTTCTAGATGCCAACCAACTTACCTTTGAAAGCGGTCAAGTAGTACCCAATGCGCCTAACGGCAGCGTCTGGGGACAACCGTTTGGCTTATTAACCGGTGATAGCAACGAAAATCCCGGTCTTTCGATGCTATATACCTATTCACTAATTGTAGCAATTGTATTTGGTACTGCGGGTTTACCTCACATATTAGTGCGTTTCTATACCAATACCGATGGGAAGAATGCTCGTCATACCACCTTGATTGTACTTGGTATGATCGGTTTGTTCTATATGTTCCCACCGATTTTAGGAGTCTTGGGCAGAAATCATGCGTCTGAACTTTATGCGCTTGGTACTACCGACCGTTTGGTGTTGGAATTGCCGGGTAAAATCGAACCCGATTGGCTGTCACAAATCTTGCTGGCTATTACCGCAGCAGGGGCGTTTGCTGCCTTTATGTCCACCTTTAGCGGCTTGTTGGTTTCTGTCTCCGGTGCGCTTTCACACGATGTGTACGGGCGTACAATGCGTCCAAAAGCCTCAACCCGTGCGCGCCGCTATGCCTTCCGTCTTTCCGCTTTATTGGCGGGAAGCGCGGCTGTTATAGCCGGTTTATTTGTTGAGAAGTTTGATATAAATTTGCTGGTTGGCTGGGCTTTTGCGATTGCTGCCAGTTCCTTATTCCCCATGCTGGCGCTTGGCACATGGTGGCGAAAATTGACCAAAGCGGGCGCAACTTCAGGCGTATTGCTTGGCGGGCTTTCCTCATCGCTTTCGATTGTTATTACGATGTTGCTCGGTGAGGCGGATGCATCTGTAGGTATGGGTCTTACTTTAAGCAAAGTTAACCCGCTGGTGGCTACATTAATGGCACAACCTGCGATCTGGTCTGTGCCGCTTTCCTTTATAACAATGCTCGTTGTTTCGCACTTTACCCGCAAACAGATTCCAGCCGATGTAAACCAGATGATGCTGCGCTTGCATGCACCCGAAGCGTTGGGCTTACGCAAAGACTACATTAACGAATAA
- a CDS encoding zinc ribbon domain-containing protein yields the protein MPPIPFTRNYSDHSTDIGFQFEFFCDRCGNGFMSQFRANKLGAAGEIVRGLGNVFGGVFGRVASGSDEMDRLTRGKARDDAFNAAITDLKPLFNQCQRCGTWVCKEVCWNQEVGMCVNCAPKKEGEIEVAKSAAFVQQVREKAMATDFVSDVNIQQKRVVTCPSCGTNTGGAKFCPNCGYNLVPQEQFCTECGSKVPAGAKFCPSCGKKMG from the coding sequence ATGCCTCCAATTCCATTCACCCGTAATTATTCTGATCATAGTACAGATATCGGTTTCCAGTTTGAATTTTTCTGTGATCGCTGCGGCAACGGTTTTATGAGCCAGTTTCGAGCTAATAAATTGGGAGCAGCCGGTGAAATTGTACGTGGCTTGGGTAATGTTTTTGGTGGTGTATTTGGCAGGGTTGCGAGCGGTTCGGATGAAATGGATCGTCTAACACGTGGGAAAGCACGGGACGATGCTTTTAATGCTGCTATAACCGATTTGAAACCGTTGTTTAACCAATGCCAGCGTTGCGGAACTTGGGTATGCAAGGAAGTTTGCTGGAATCAGGAAGTGGGCATGTGCGTCAATTGCGCTCCTAAAAAAGAGGGCGAAATCGAGGTGGCTAAGTCTGCGGCTTTTGTGCAGCAAGTTCGTGAAAAGGCAATGGCTACCGATTTTGTTAGCGATGTAAATATACAACAAAAGCGTGTAGTAACCTGTCCTAGCTGTGGCACAAATACCGGCGGCGCTAAATTCTGCCCAAATTGTGGCTATAACCTTGTACCGCAAGAACAGTTCTGTACCGAATGTGGCTCAAAAGTGCCTGCTGGTGCTAAATTCTGCCCTAGCTGTGGCAAGAAAATGGGTTGA
- a CDS encoding YggS family pyridoxal phosphate-dependent enzyme, which produces MSDSLADKLARVRERINKAALRAGRKPEEITLVGVTKTVGREVIEEACRLGLTDFGENRIGDAEDKFTPLPYIPNTARLHLIGHLQTNKAKRAVAFFDMVHSVDSLRLAEMLDYQCGEQGKIMPALLEVNVSGESSKHGFSVAELESQIAALLELRHLQWRGLMTMAPFVFAPEETRHVFRELRTLFDKIRNNVTIPHWKDLSMGMTNDFEIAIEEGATLVRIGRAIF; this is translated from the coding sequence ATGTCCGATTCCCTAGCAGATAAACTAGCGCGAGTTAGAGAGCGTATCAATAAGGCAGCACTTCGAGCAGGGCGCAAACCTGAAGAAATTACACTGGTTGGCGTTACAAAAACAGTGGGGCGTGAAGTGATTGAAGAAGCCTGTCGTCTCGGCTTGACCGATTTCGGCGAAAATCGGATTGGTGATGCCGAAGACAAGTTTACACCACTCCCCTATATTCCCAATACGGCACGGTTACACCTTATTGGTCATTTACAAACCAATAAAGCCAAACGTGCCGTTGCTTTTTTCGACATGGTTCATTCGGTTGATAGCCTCCGACTGGCGGAGATGTTAGATTACCAATGTGGTGAACAGGGTAAAATCATGCCAGCTCTACTGGAAGTCAATGTTTCAGGAGAGTCCAGCAAACATGGTTTCAGTGTAGCAGAACTTGAGTCTCAAATTGCTGCGTTACTAGAATTGCGCCATTTACAGTGGCGTGGTTTGATGACTATGGCTCCGTTTGTGTTTGCACCTGAAGAAACCCGCCATGTTTTTAGAGAGTTACGCACTCTATTTGATAAAATTAGGAATAATGTTACAATTCCACATTGGAAGGATCTTTCGATGGGTATGACTAATGATTTTGAAATAGCAATCGAAGAAGGGGCAACACTAGTGCGAATAGGACGAGCTATTTTTTAG